The Salmonella enterica subsp. houtenae serovar Houten genome has a segment encoding these proteins:
- the fhuE gene encoding ferric-rhodotorulic acid outer membrane transporter has product MFFIQYRRDKHIQSTAAPSLLAMGIAMAFMPAAFAAEDTVIVEGAMSADASNSEEQDYSVKTTAAGTKMPMTQRDIPQSVSIVSQQRMEDQQLQTLGEVMANTLGISGSQADSDRISYYSRGFEIDNYMVDGIPTYFESRWNLGDALTDTALYERVEVVRGANGLMTGTGNPSASINMIRKHATSREFRGNVSTEYGSWNKQRYVMDLQSPLTPDGNVRGRIVAGYQNNDSWLDRYNSEKTFFSGIVDADLGATTALSAGYEYQKIDVNSPTWGGLPRWNTDGSKNSYDRARSTAPDWAYNDKEINKFFVTLKQRFAESWQATLNATHTEVKFDSKMMYIDALVDKETGALASPYGASYPVVGGTGWNSGKRKVDAIDLFADGAYELFGRQHNMMSGGSYSKQNNRYFSAWANVFPDDIGNFSAFNGNFPQTNWAPQNLAQDDTTHMKSLYAATRISLADPLHLILGARYTNWRVDTLTYSMEKNHTTPYAGLIYDINDNWSAYASYTSIFQPQNKRDKAGQYLAPITGNNYEAGLKSDWMNSRLTTTLSVFRIEQDNVAQATTIPIPGSNGEFAWKPTDGTVSKGVEFEVNGAITDNWQMTFGATRYIAEDNEGNAVNPNLPRTSVKLFTRYRLPMMPELTVGGGVNWQNRVYKDTTTPYGTFRAEQGSYALVDLFTRYQVTKNFSVQGNINNLFDKTYDTNIDGSIVYGAPRNVSLTANYQF; this is encoded by the coding sequence ATGTTTTTCATTCAATACCGCCGGGATAAACATATTCAGTCCACCGCCGCGCCATCGCTGTTAGCCATGGGGATTGCGATGGCATTTATGCCTGCCGCCTTCGCGGCTGAGGATACCGTTATTGTCGAGGGCGCGATGTCCGCCGACGCTTCAAACAGCGAAGAACAAGATTACAGCGTGAAAACGACCGCAGCGGGCACCAAAATGCCGATGACTCAGCGCGATATTCCACAGTCGGTCAGTATTGTCAGCCAGCAGCGTATGGAAGACCAGCAATTGCAAACATTAGGCGAAGTGATGGCTAATACGCTGGGGATCAGCGGAAGCCAGGCTGACTCCGATCGCATCAGTTATTATTCACGCGGGTTTGAAATTGATAACTATATGGTCGACGGTATTCCCACGTATTTTGAGTCCCGCTGGAATCTGGGCGATGCGCTAACGGATACCGCGCTGTATGAGCGTGTGGAGGTGGTTCGCGGAGCGAATGGGTTGATGACCGGAACCGGTAACCCCTCTGCCTCGATCAATATGATCCGTAAACATGCCACCAGCCGGGAGTTCAGAGGTAACGTCTCAACAGAATACGGTAGCTGGAATAAGCAGCGTTACGTCATGGATCTGCAAAGTCCGCTCACCCCGGATGGCAACGTACGTGGGCGCATCGTGGCGGGTTATCAGAATAATGACTCCTGGCTGGACCGCTATAACAGCGAAAAAACGTTTTTTTCCGGGATTGTCGATGCCGACCTGGGCGCAACCACTGCCCTTTCAGCCGGCTATGAATATCAAAAAATTGATGTCAACAGCCCAACCTGGGGCGGTCTGCCGCGCTGGAACACCGATGGCAGCAAAAATAGCTATGACCGCGCGCGTAGTACCGCCCCGGACTGGGCTTATAACGACAAAGAGATTAATAAATTCTTCGTCACGCTTAAGCAGCGTTTTGCCGAAAGCTGGCAGGCGACCCTGAATGCGACCCACACCGAGGTCAAATTCGACAGTAAAATGATGTATATCGATGCGTTAGTGGATAAAGAGACAGGCGCGCTGGCGAGTCCTTATGGCGCTAGCTATCCCGTGGTCGGCGGTACTGGCTGGAACAGCGGCAAGCGCAAAGTCGATGCCATAGATCTCTTTGCCGACGGCGCTTACGAGCTGTTTGGCCGTCAGCACAACATGATGTCTGGCGGGAGCTATAGTAAGCAGAATAACCGCTATTTTAGCGCCTGGGCCAATGTCTTTCCGGACGACATTGGCAACTTCAGCGCGTTTAACGGTAATTTTCCGCAAACCAACTGGGCGCCACAAAATCTGGCGCAGGACGATACCACGCATATGAAATCGCTGTATGCTGCTACGCGCATTTCGCTGGCCGATCCACTGCATCTGATTCTTGGCGCTCGCTATACTAACTGGCGCGTCGATACTCTGACCTACAGCATGGAGAAAAACCATACCACGCCGTATGCCGGGCTAATTTATGATATCAATGACAACTGGTCTGCTTATGCCAGTTATACCTCTATCTTCCAGCCGCAGAATAAACGCGACAAAGCGGGCCAATATCTGGCTCCGATTACCGGTAACAACTATGAAGCGGGCCTGAAGTCCGACTGGATGAACAGTCGCCTCACCACCACATTGTCCGTATTCCGCATTGAGCAGGATAATGTCGCTCAGGCGACCACTATTCCCATTCCCGGCAGTAACGGGGAGTTTGCCTGGAAGCCTACTGACGGTACGGTGAGCAAAGGCGTGGAATTTGAAGTGAACGGCGCAATCACCGATAACTGGCAGATGACCTTCGGAGCCACCCGTTATATTGCCGAGGACAACGAAGGTAACGCCGTGAATCCTAATCTGCCGCGCACCAGCGTGAAGTTATTCACCCGCTATCGTCTGCCGATGATGCCGGAACTGACCGTCGGCGGCGGCGTGAACTGGCAGAATCGGGTTTACAAAGATACCACGACGCCGTACGGCACTTTCCGCGCCGAACAGGGCAGCTATGCGCTGGTCGATCTGTTTACCCGCTATCAGGTGACGAAGAACTTCTCCGTACAGGGAAACATCAACAACCTGTTCGATAAAACCTACGACACCAATATTGATGGTTCCATAGTTTACGGCGCGCCGCGTAACGTGAGCCTCACCGCCAATTATCAGTTCTGA
- the SBOV11261 gene encoding putative protein kinase C inhibitor codes for MKKENLVAEETIFSKIIRREIPSDIVYQDELVTAFRDISPQAPTHILIIPNILIPTVNDVTAEHEQALGRMITVAAKIAGQEGIAEDGYRLIMNTNRHGGQEVYHIHMHLLGGRPLGPMLAHKGL; via the coding sequence ATGAAAAAGGAAAACCTCGTGGCAGAAGAAACTATATTCAGCAAAATTATTCGTCGTGAAATCCCTTCGGATATCGTTTATCAGGACGAGCTGGTCACCGCCTTTCGCGATATTTCACCGCAGGCGCCGACGCATATCTTGATTATTCCTAATATCCTGATCCCAACCGTCAATGACGTGACGGCGGAACATGAACAGGCGTTAGGTCGAATGATCACTGTGGCGGCGAAAATCGCCGGACAGGAAGGCATTGCCGAAGATGGGTATCGTTTAATCATGAATACCAACCGTCATGGGGGCCAGGAGGTCTATCATATCCATATGCACCTGCTGGGCGGTCGCCCGCTTGGCCCGATGCTAGCGCATAAAGGCTTGTAA
- the lpoB gene encoding Lipoprotein YcfM part of a salvage pathway ofuncharacterised substrate has translation MTKMHRYAAIAALAIFLSGCMAQREPAPVEEVKPAPEQPAQPQPPVVPSVPTIPQQPGPIEHEEQTSQPAPKVRHYDWNGAMQPLVSKMLQADGVTAGSVLLVDSVNNRTNGSLNANEATETLRNALANNGKFTLVSVQQLSMAKQQLGLSPQDSLGTRSKAIGIARNVGAQYVLYSSASGNVNAPALQMQLMLVQTGEIIWSGKGAVQQQ, from the coding sequence ATGACAAAAATGCATCGCTATGCCGCAATCGCTGCGCTGGCGATATTTCTCTCCGGGTGTATGGCGCAACGTGAACCTGCGCCAGTTGAAGAGGTAAAACCAGCGCCAGAACAACCAGCGCAGCCGCAGCCTCCTGTTGTGCCGTCTGTACCGACGATTCCACAGCAACCGGGGCCGATCGAACATGAAGAGCAAACGAGCCAGCCAGCGCCTAAGGTGCGCCACTATGACTGGAACGGCGCGATGCAACCGCTGGTCAGCAAAATGTTGCAGGCTGATGGCGTGACGGCCGGAAGCGTATTGCTTGTCGACAGTGTGAATAACCGGACGAATGGGTCGTTAAATGCGAACGAGGCAACGGAAACGTTACGTAATGCGCTGGCTAACAACGGTAAATTTACGCTGGTCTCCGTACAGCAACTCTCGATGGCAAAACAGCAGTTAGGATTGTCTCCGCAGGATAGTCTGGGAACGCGCAGTAAAGCGATCGGCATTGCGCGCAATGTCGGGGCGCAATATGTACTTTACTCTAGCGCATCCGGTAACGTTAATGCGCCTGCATTACAGATGCAGTTAATGCTGGTGCAAACTGGCGAGATAATCTGGTCAGGTAAAGGTGCGGTCCAACAACAATAA
- the ptsG gene encoding PTS system glucose-specific transporter subunits IIBC, producing the protein MFKNAFANLQKVGKSLMLPVSVLPIAGILLGVGSANFSWLPAVVSHVMAEAGGSVFANMPLIFAIGVALGFTNNDGVSALAAVVAYGIMVKTMAVVAPLVLHLPAEEIAAKHLADTGVLGGIISGAIAAYMFNRFYRIKLPEYLGFFAGKRFVPIISGLAAIFTGVVLSFVWPPIGTAIQAFSQWAAYQNPVVAFGIYGFIERCLVPFGLHHIWNVPFQMQIGEYTNAAGQVFHGDIPRYMAGDPTAGMLSGGFLFKMYGLPAAAIAIWHSAKPENRAKVGGIMISAALTSFLTGITEPIEFSFMFVAPILYIIHAILAGLAFPICILLGMRDGTSFSHGLIDFIVLSGNSSKLWLFPIVGAGYAIVYYTVFRVLIKALDLKTPGREDSTDDAKAGATSEMAPALIAAFGGKENITNLDACITRLRVSVADVAKVDQAGLKKLGAAGVVVAGSGVQAIFGTKSDNLKTEMDEYIRNS; encoded by the coding sequence ATGTTTAAGAATGCATTTGCTAACCTGCAAAAGGTCGGTAAATCGCTGATGCTGCCGGTATCCGTACTCCCTATCGCAGGTATCCTGCTGGGTGTCGGTTCCGCTAACTTCAGCTGGCTGCCAGCCGTTGTATCGCACGTTATGGCGGAAGCGGGCGGATCTGTTTTTGCCAATATGCCGCTGATTTTCGCTATCGGCGTGGCGTTGGGCTTCACTAACAACGACGGCGTTTCGGCGCTGGCTGCGGTGGTTGCATATGGCATCATGGTGAAAACCATGGCTGTGGTTGCACCGCTGGTTCTGCATTTACCTGCTGAAGAGATTGCCGCAAAACACCTCGCTGATACGGGTGTGCTTGGCGGTATTATCTCCGGCGCGATCGCAGCGTATATGTTTAACCGCTTCTACCGCATCAAACTGCCTGAGTATCTGGGCTTCTTTGCAGGCAAGCGCTTCGTGCCGATCATTTCGGGTCTGGCCGCTATTTTCACCGGTGTGGTGCTGTCTTTCGTATGGCCGCCGATCGGTACGGCTATCCAGGCATTCTCGCAGTGGGCGGCTTACCAGAACCCGGTTGTGGCGTTTGGTATTTACGGTTTCATCGAGCGCTGCCTGGTGCCGTTTGGTCTGCACCATATCTGGAACGTTCCTTTCCAGATGCAGATCGGCGAATACACCAACGCAGCGGGCCAGGTATTCCACGGCGACATTCCTCGCTATATGGCGGGCGATCCGACGGCGGGTATGCTCTCCGGCGGTTTCCTGTTCAAAATGTATGGCCTGCCGGCTGCGGCCATTGCCATCTGGCACTCTGCTAAACCGGAAAACCGCGCGAAAGTGGGCGGTATCATGATCTCCGCCGCGCTGACCTCGTTTTTGACTGGTATTACCGAGCCTATCGAGTTCTCCTTCATGTTCGTGGCGCCGATCCTGTACATTATTCACGCGATTCTGGCAGGTCTGGCATTCCCGATCTGTATTCTGCTGGGGATGCGTGACGGTACGTCGTTCTCCCACGGCCTGATCGACTTTATCGTGCTGTCCGGCAACAGCAGCAAACTGTGGCTGTTCCCGATTGTCGGCGCCGGTTATGCGATTGTGTACTACACCGTGTTCCGCGTGCTGATTAAAGCGCTGGATCTGAAAACGCCGGGTCGTGAAGACTCTACTGATGACGCAAAAGCGGGCGCGACCAGCGAAATGGCGCCGGCTTTGATTGCGGCATTTGGCGGTAAAGAGAATATCACTAACCTGGATGCCTGTATCACGCGTCTGCGCGTGAGCGTGGCCGACGTAGCGAAAGTGGACCAGGCTGGCCTGAAGAAACTGGGCGCAGCGGGCGTTGTGGTCGCAGGTTCCGGCGTTCAGGCTATCTTCGGTACGAAATCCGATAACCTGAAAACGGAAATGGATGAGTACATTCGTAACAGCTAA
- a CDS encoding membrane protein, which yields MIKGCIAVSLGLLLLTGCRSHPEIPVSDAQSLVMESTVLAAGVTAEQPELTASDIQPSASSRVYNERQEPITVHYRFYWYDARGLEMHPLEAPRSVTIPARSSVTLFGSANYLGAHKVRLYLYL from the coding sequence ATGATCAAAGGATGCATCGCGGTTTCTCTGGGCTTGCTGCTGCTTACCGGCTGCCGGTCACACCCTGAAATTCCGGTAAGCGACGCGCAGTCGCTGGTGATGGAGTCCACGGTTCTGGCGGCGGGCGTCACCGCAGAGCAGCCTGAACTGACGGCGTCTGATATCCAGCCATCAGCCTCTTCCCGCGTCTATAACGAAAGGCAAGAGCCCATTACCGTTCATTATCGGTTTTACTGGTATGACGCGCGGGGGCTGGAGATGCATCCGCTGGAGGCGCCGCGTAGCGTGACCATACCCGCGCGTTCGTCGGTAACGCTATTTGGCAGCGCCAATTATCTGGGGGCGCATAAGGTCAGGCTTTATCTTTATTTGTGA
- the thiK gene encoding thiamine kinase produces the protein MRSNNNNPLTRDELLSRYFPQYRLAAASQGLSGGSCIIAHDTHRIVLRRHHDPDAPEFHFLRHYRVLSRLPASLAPRALFYTPGWMAVEYLHGAVNSSLPDADELAALLYHLHQQPRFGWRIALSPLLAQYWACCDPARRTPFWLRRLKQLQKNGEPRPLRLAPLHMDAHGDNIVLTSAGLRLIDWEYAGDGDIALELAAVWVEDERQHRQLANAYAARARIDARQLWRQIRLWHPWVIMLKAGWFEYRWRQTGEQQFIRLADETWRQLRMKG, from the coding sequence GTGCGGTCCAACAACAATAATCCCTTAACGCGCGACGAGCTCCTGTCGCGCTATTTTCCGCAGTATCGTCTCGCCGCCGCATCGCAAGGGCTAAGCGGCGGGAGCTGCATTATTGCCCACGATACCCATCGGATCGTGCTGCGACGTCACCACGACCCTGACGCACCGGAATTCCATTTCTTACGTCATTACCGCGTCTTATCCCGGTTACCAGCCAGTCTCGCGCCCCGAGCGCTTTTTTATACGCCAGGCTGGATGGCTGTTGAATATCTGCATGGCGCAGTAAATTCCTCCCTCCCGGATGCCGACGAACTGGCGGCCTTACTGTATCATTTGCATCAACAGCCGCGTTTTGGCTGGCGTATCGCGCTATCGCCACTATTGGCGCAGTACTGGGCGTGTTGCGATCCGGCAAGGCGTACGCCGTTTTGGTTGCGGCGGCTCAAACAGTTGCAAAAAAACGGTGAACCTCGCCCGCTGCGGCTCGCGCCTTTGCATATGGATGCCCATGGCGACAATATAGTATTAACGTCCGCCGGGCTGAGACTAATTGACTGGGAGTATGCCGGCGATGGCGATATTGCGTTGGAGCTGGCGGCGGTATGGGTTGAGGATGAACGGCAGCACCGACAACTGGCAAACGCTTATGCCGCGCGCGCGCGAATCGACGCCCGGCAGCTATGGCGACAGATACGATTATGGCACCCCTGGGTCATTATGCTAAAAGCAGGGTGGTTCGAATACCGCTGGCGACAAACCGGCGAGCAACAATTTATCAGGCTGGCCGATGAAACCTGGCGCCAGCTACGTATGAAAGGATGA